The Sylvia atricapilla isolate bSylAtr1 chromosome 5, bSylAtr1.pri, whole genome shotgun sequence genome includes a window with the following:
- the CRY1 gene encoding cryptochrome-1 isoform X1 — MGVNAVHWFRKGLRLHDNPALRECIQGADTVRCVYILDPWFAGSSNVGINRWRFLLQCLEDLDANLRKLNSRLFVIRGQPADVFPRLFKEWNIAKLSIEYDSEPFGKERDAAIKKLASEAGVEVIVRISHTLYDLDKIIELNGGQPPLTYKRFQTLISRMEPLEMPVETITPEVMKKCTTPVSDDHDEKYGVPSLEELGFDTDGLPSAVWPGGETEALTRLERHLERKAWVANFERPRMNANSLLASPTGLSPYLRFGCLSCRLFYFKLTDLYKKVKKNSSPPLSLYGQLLWREFFYTAATNNPRFDKMEGNPICVQIPWDKNPEALAKWAEGRTGFPWIDAIMTQLRQEGWIHHLARHAVACFLTRGDLWISWEEGMKVFEELLLDADWSVNAGSWMWLSCSSFFQQFFHCYCPVGFGRRTDPNGDYIRRYLPVLRGFPAKYIYDPWNAPESIQKAAKCIIGVNYPKPMVNHAEASRLNIERMKQIYQQLSRYRGLGLLATVPSNPNGNGNGGLMGYSPGESISGCGSTGGAQLGAGDGHSVVQSCALGDSHTGTSGVQQQGYCQASSILHYAHGDNQQSHLLQAGRTALGTGISAGKRPNPEEETQSVGPKVQRQSTN; from the exons ATTCCTGCTTCAATGTCTTGAGGATCTCGATGCCAATCTACGGAAACTGAATTCACGTTTGTTTGTTATTCGTGGACAGCCCGCAGATGTTTTCCCCAGGCTTTTTAAG GAATGGAACATTGCAAAACTTTCTATTGAATATGATTCTGAACCatttgggaaggaaagagaTGCAGCTATCAAGAAGCTGGCCAGTGAAGCTGGAGTGGAGGTCATTGTTCGGATTTCGCACACATTGTATGACCTAGACAA aATAATAGAATTAAATGGAGGACAGCCTCCTCTTACTTACAAGCGATTTCAGACCCTAATTAGTAGAATGGAACCCCTGGAGATGCCTGTGGAGACTATTACCCCAGaagtaatgaaaaaatgcaCTACTCCAGTTTCTGATGATCATGATGAGAAATATGGTGTGCCATCACTTGAAGAGCTGG GTTTTGACACGGATGGTCTGCCTTCTGCAGTATGGCCAGGGGGAGAAACTGAAGCTCTCACACGATTAGAAAGACATTTAGAACGAAAG GCTTGGGTAGCAAACTTTGAAAGACCACGAATGAATGCAAATTCCCTTCTGGCAAGCCCTACGGGGCTTAGTCCCTACCTCCGCTTTGGCTGTTTGTCCTGTCGGCTCTTTTATTTCAAGTTAACGGATCTGTACAAAAAG GTAAAAAAGAACagctcccctcccctctccctctaTGGCCAGCTGTTATGGCGTGAATTTTTCTACACAGCGGCGACTAACAATCCACGGTTTGATAAAATGGAGGGGAATCCTATCTGTGTTCAAATTCCATGGGATAAGAATCCTGAGGCTTTGGCCAAATGGGCAGAAGGCAGGACAGGTTTTCCTTGGATTGATGCAATTATGACACAACTTCGTCAGGAAGGTTGGATTCACCATTTAGCGCGGCATGCTGTAGCATGCTTTCTGACTCGAGGTGACCTTTGGATTAGCTGGGAAGAAGGAATGAAG GTCTTTGAAGAGCTGTTACTTGATGCAGATTGGAGTGTGAATGCTGGAAGCTGGATGTGGCTATCCTGTAGTTCCttctttcagcagttttttCACTGCTACTGCCCAGTGGGTTTTGGCAGAAGAACTGACCCAAATGGGGATTATATCAG ACGTTATTTACCAGTACTTAGAGGTTTCCCTGCAAAATACATCTATGATCCTTGGAATGCCCCAGAGAGCATCCAGAAGGCTGCAAAATGTATTATAGGAGTTAATTATCCCAAACCAATGGTAAACCATGCAGAGGCAAGCCGTCTGAATATTGAGAGGATGAAACAGATCTACCAGCAGCTTTCACGATACAGAGGACTGG gtCTTCTTGCAACTGTGCCTTCTAATccaaatggaaatggaaatggtgGCCTAATGGGCTATTCACCAGGAGAAAGCATTTCTGGTTGTGGTAGTACAGGAG gagctcagctgggagctggtgATGGTCATTCTGTTGTTCAGTCATGTGCCCTGGGAGACTCTCACACAGGAACAAGTGGAGTTCAGCAGCAAG GTTACTGTCAAGCAAGTAGTATCTTACACTATGCTCATGGAGACAATCAGCAATCACACTTATTGCAAGCAG GAAGAACGGCCCTTGGTACTGGCATTAGTGCAGGGAAACGCCCAAATCCAGAAGAAGAAACTCAGAGCGTTGGACCAAAAGTCCAGCGACAGAGCACAAACTAA
- the CRY1 gene encoding cryptochrome-1 isoform X2 — MGVNAVHWFRKGLRLHDNPALRECIQGADTVRCVYILDPWFAGSSNVGINRWRFLLQCLEDLDANLRKLNSRLFVIRGQPADVFPRLFKEWNIAKLSIEYDSEPFGKERDAAIKKLASEAGVEVIVRISHTLYDLDKIIELNGGQPPLTYKRFQTLISRMEPLEMPVETITPEVMKKCTTPVSDDHDEKYGVPSLEELGFDTDGLPSAVWPGGETEALTRLERHLERKAWVANFERPRMNANSLLASPTGLSPYLRFGCLSCRLFYFKLTDLYKKVKKNSSPPLSLYGQLLWREFFYTAATNNPRFDKMEGNPICVQIPWDKNPEALAKWAEGRTGFPWIDAIMTQLRQEGWIHHLARHAVACFLTRGDLWISWEEGMKVFEELLLDADWSVNAGSWMWLSCSSFFQQFFHCYCPVGFGRRTDPNGDYIRRYLPVLRGFPAKYIYDPWNAPESIQKAAKCIIGVNYPKPMVNHAEASRLNIERMKQIYQQLSRYRGLGLLATVPSNPNGNGNGGLMGYSPGESISGCGSTGGAQLGAGDGHSVVQSCALGDSHTGTSGVQQQA; from the exons ATTCCTGCTTCAATGTCTTGAGGATCTCGATGCCAATCTACGGAAACTGAATTCACGTTTGTTTGTTATTCGTGGACAGCCCGCAGATGTTTTCCCCAGGCTTTTTAAG GAATGGAACATTGCAAAACTTTCTATTGAATATGATTCTGAACCatttgggaaggaaagagaTGCAGCTATCAAGAAGCTGGCCAGTGAAGCTGGAGTGGAGGTCATTGTTCGGATTTCGCACACATTGTATGACCTAGACAA aATAATAGAATTAAATGGAGGACAGCCTCCTCTTACTTACAAGCGATTTCAGACCCTAATTAGTAGAATGGAACCCCTGGAGATGCCTGTGGAGACTATTACCCCAGaagtaatgaaaaaatgcaCTACTCCAGTTTCTGATGATCATGATGAGAAATATGGTGTGCCATCACTTGAAGAGCTGG GTTTTGACACGGATGGTCTGCCTTCTGCAGTATGGCCAGGGGGAGAAACTGAAGCTCTCACACGATTAGAAAGACATTTAGAACGAAAG GCTTGGGTAGCAAACTTTGAAAGACCACGAATGAATGCAAATTCCCTTCTGGCAAGCCCTACGGGGCTTAGTCCCTACCTCCGCTTTGGCTGTTTGTCCTGTCGGCTCTTTTATTTCAAGTTAACGGATCTGTACAAAAAG GTAAAAAAGAACagctcccctcccctctccctctaTGGCCAGCTGTTATGGCGTGAATTTTTCTACACAGCGGCGACTAACAATCCACGGTTTGATAAAATGGAGGGGAATCCTATCTGTGTTCAAATTCCATGGGATAAGAATCCTGAGGCTTTGGCCAAATGGGCAGAAGGCAGGACAGGTTTTCCTTGGATTGATGCAATTATGACACAACTTCGTCAGGAAGGTTGGATTCACCATTTAGCGCGGCATGCTGTAGCATGCTTTCTGACTCGAGGTGACCTTTGGATTAGCTGGGAAGAAGGAATGAAG GTCTTTGAAGAGCTGTTACTTGATGCAGATTGGAGTGTGAATGCTGGAAGCTGGATGTGGCTATCCTGTAGTTCCttctttcagcagttttttCACTGCTACTGCCCAGTGGGTTTTGGCAGAAGAACTGACCCAAATGGGGATTATATCAG ACGTTATTTACCAGTACTTAGAGGTTTCCCTGCAAAATACATCTATGATCCTTGGAATGCCCCAGAGAGCATCCAGAAGGCTGCAAAATGTATTATAGGAGTTAATTATCCCAAACCAATGGTAAACCATGCAGAGGCAAGCCGTCTGAATATTGAGAGGATGAAACAGATCTACCAGCAGCTTTCACGATACAGAGGACTGG gtCTTCTTGCAACTGTGCCTTCTAATccaaatggaaatggaaatggtgGCCTAATGGGCTATTCACCAGGAGAAAGCATTTCTGGTTGTGGTAGTACAGGAG gagctcagctgggagctggtgATGGTCATTCTGTTGTTCAGTCATGTGCCCTGGGAGACTCTCACACAGGAACAAGTGGAGTTCAGCAGCAAG cttgA